The proteins below come from a single Rosa rugosa chromosome 2, drRosRugo1.1, whole genome shotgun sequence genomic window:
- the LOC133732588 gene encoding protein DETOXIFICATION 18-like isoform X2 — translation MFAGHLGELPLAGATLANSWANVTGFAFVVGLSGALETLCGQGFGAKSYRMLGIYLQASCIISLLFCSIISVIWLYTEPILIFLHQDPQIAKSAALFLKFLIPGLFAYGLLQNILRFLQTQSIYVIPMVFSMISIVIHIAITYGLVHWTSLGFKGAPLAASVTLWISVLMLAFHVSFAKNFEHTWEGFSLEPFQYIMTGLKLALPSATMECLEEWAFEILVFMGGLMPNSTRTTSLLAMCVNTQEIGYMVTYGLSVTASTRVSNELGAGNPGRAKNAMLVTLKLSLILSFTIVLALTFGHNIWARFFIDSSSNYSVLIEDFASMTPLLAVSIILDSLQGVFSGVARGCGWQHLAVYVNLGTFYFIGMTIAGLLGFEFKLYAKGLWIGLICGLFCQASTLLLITQLKKWTSDFSQNPKEREPILEPSYISVA, via the exons ATGTTTGCTGGCCACCTTGGTGAGCTTCCCTTAGCTGGTGCAACCTTGGCCAATTCATGGGCCAATGTTACAGGTTTTGCATTTGTG GTTGGATTAAGTGGAGCTCTTGAGACACTTTGTGGGCAAGGGTTTGGTGCAAAGTCATATAGAATGTTGGGGATTTATCTGCAAGCTTCTTGTATCATATCTTTGCTATTCTGCTCCATCATATCTGTAATTTGGTTGTATACAGAACCAATACTTATTTTCCTCCATCAAGATCCTCAAATTGCAAAATCTGCAGCGCTTTTCTTGAAATTTCTAATTCCCGGATTATTTGCATATGGCCTCCTGCAAAACATCTTGAGATTTCTTCAGACACAATCCATCTATGTCATACCAATGGTCTTCTCCATGATCTCCATTGTAATTCATATTGCCATCACTTATGGTTTAGTACATTGGACATCTCTTGGTTTCAAGGGAGCTCCACTAGCAGCTTCAGTTACTCTGTGGATATCGGTTCTTATGTTGGCCTTCCATGTTAGTTTTGCAAAGAATTTTGAGCATACATGGGAAGGATTTTCATTAGAACCATTCCAATATATCATGACTGGTTTGAAACTTGCCCTTCCCTCTGCAACAATGGAATG TTTGGAGGAGTGGGCTTTCGAGATTCTTGTGTTTATGGGAGGATTGATGCCAAACTCGACGAGAACAACTTCACTACTTGCAATGTG TGTGAACACACAAGAAATTGGTTACATGGTTACATATGGCCTCAGTGTTACTGCTAG TACAAGGGTGTCAAATGAATTGGGGGCAGGCAACCCGGGTCGAGCAAAGAATGCAATGCTTGTGACTCTTAAGCTCTCACTGATTCTTTCTTTCACAATTGTTCTGGCTTTGACATTTGGTCACAATATCTGGGCACGCTTCTTCATTGACAGCAGTTCAAATTATTCAGTACTGATAGAGGACTTTGCTTCTATGACACCACTTCTTGCAGTTTCAATAATTCTTGATTCCTTGCAAGGTGTCTTTTCAG GTGTGGCAAGAGGATGTGGGTGGCAGCACTTGGCTGTGTATGTGAACTTGGGAACATTCTACTTTATTGGCATGACAATTGCTGGTCTTCTTGGATTTGAGTTCAAACTTTATGCCAAG GGCTTATGGATTGGTTTAATCTGTGGTCTCTTCTGTCAAGCAAGCACACTGTTGTTGATTACACAGCTCAAGAAATGGACATCTGATTTCTCTCAAAATCCCAAAGAAAGAGAACCAATTTTGGAGCCTAGCTACATAAGTGTGGCATAG
- the LOC133728030 gene encoding lactoylglutathione lyase GLX1-like isoform X1 encodes MLLGSSTILPCFETKKIHTHLLIINSSIIRLDQLSMAAPNNPHDDVLEWVQKDNRRFLRANIRVGDLDRTIKFYTEFFGMKVLSRQDFPEQKYSTAVVAYGPEETHFVLGLTHHHDAADKLDIGTAFNHFGLATQDVYGTVEKIRAAGGVITREPGPIAEGGRTIFAFVNDPDGYSFELLRRPPTPEPLCQICLNVTDIDRSIEFYQKALGMNLLLPKYDASQFQYTIAMVGYGSDFTQTTIIELKYNYNVTEYTKGNGYAMLAIGTDDVYKSGAAVELVNKELGGEIIRHPAVNPKTNTKITCFLDSHGFESVLVDNQDYVGFLGKSKDE; translated from the exons ATGTTGTTAGGATCATCTACTATTCTGCCATGTTTTGAAACCAAAAAGATTCATACCCATCTTCTTATAATTAATAG CTCGATCATCAGATTGGATCAGTTAAGCATGGCAGCTCCAAATAATCCCCATGACGATGTGTTGGAATGGGTGCAAAAAGATAATCGTCGTTTCCTACGCGCCAATATCCGAGTTGGTGATCTTGATCGAACTATTAA GTTTTACACAGAATTTTTTGGGATGAAAGTGTTGAGCAGGCAAGATTTCCCAGAACAAAAATACTCAACTGCAGTCGTTGCGTATGGACCCGAAGAGACTCATTTTGTTCTAGGACTCACACACCACC ACGATGCAGCGGACAAGTTAGACATCGGAACAGCCTTCAATCATTTTGGACTTGCAACCCAAGAT GTTTATGGAACGGTTGAAAAAATCCGAGCGGCAGGTGGAGTGATCACACGTGAACCAGGGCCAATTGCAGAGGGTGGGAGGACCATCTTTGCCTTCGTGAACGATCCCGACGGCTACAGTTTTGAGCTCCTCCGCAGGCCCCCAACTCCAGAACCACTGTGTCAAATATGTCTTAATGTGACTGATATTGATCGTTCAATTGAATTCTACCAAAAG GCATTGGGAATGAACCTACTATTGCCAAAGTACGACGCTTCTCAGTTCCAG TATACTATAGCGATGGTGGGTTATGGTTCCGATTTTACTCAGACGACGATTATCGAGTTGAAATATAACTATAATGTGACAGAGTATACCAAAGGAAATGGTTATGCAATG CTTGCTATCGGCACTGATGACGTATACAAGAGCGGAGCAGCTGTTGAACTGGTTAACAAGGAACTTGGAGGGGAAATAATTCGACACCCGGCTGTAAACCCCAAAACCAACACCAAAATCACCTGCTTCCTTGATTCTCATGGGTTTGAATCG GTATTGGTGGACAATCAAGACTATGTTGGCTTTCTTGGAAAATCAAAGGATGAGTGA
- the LOC133728027 gene encoding GDSL esterase/lipase At5g55050-like translates to MACNSFLPSFCVFLLFLLYGVSYTVTEARVIPAMFVFGDSLVDVGNNNYLRYSFAKANFPHNGIDFPTRKPTGRFGNGKNAADLIAEKMGLPTIPPYLSMSSKSNKSITQFLNGVNFASGASKILNDIDPQYPFSIPLEKQVEYYLAVHKDLVQGLGASRAQIYLSKSLFLIITGSNDIYNYFDSLSNSTQQQYVNSIVLIFKEQVKRLYDYGARKFSIVGVGVIGCTPSERNEQADRKCNEDTNRLSLEYNQALVSILKNLASELRGINYSYFDGYSVMENFIQKPTAYGFSEVKAACCGLGKLNADAPCLPFATYCTNRSNHLFWDRTHPTEAAHRKLVDYMLYGPLQYTFPLNVKKLVAI, encoded by the exons ATGGCCTGCAATTCCTTCCTTCCAAGTTTCTGCGTCTTCTTGCTTTTCTTGCTGTACGGGGTTTCGTATACAGTTACGGAGGCTCGTGTGATTCCGGCCATGTTTGTTTTCGGAGACTCCCTAGTAGATGTGGGCAACAACAATTACCTCAGGTATTCATTTGCCAAAGCAAACTTTCCTCACAATGGGATCGACTTTCCGACTAGAAAACCAACCGGCAGGTTCGGCAATGGCAAGAATGCTGCAGATCTTATTG CTGAGAAAATGGGGTTGCCGACGATACCACCATATCTCTCCATGTCATCCAAATCAAACAAGAGCATTACACAGTTCCTAAACGGCGTTAACTTTGCATCTGGAGCTTCCAAAATCTTAAACGACATAGATCCACAATAT CCCTTTTCCATACCTTTGGAAAAACAAGTAGAGTACTATTTGGCAGTGCATAAAGACCTAGTGCAAGGGCTAGGAGCCTCCAGAGcacaaatttatttatcaaaatCTCTCTTCCTCATTATCACGGGAAGCAATGACATCTACAACTACTTTGACTCGTTAAGTAACAGCACACAACAGCAGTATGTGAACTCCATTGTTCTCATCTTCAAAGAACAAGTGAAG CGGCTGTATGATTATGGTGCACGCAAGTTTTCGATTGTTGGGGTTGGGGTTATCGGATGCACACCATCAGAAAGGAATGAGCAGGCGGACAGAAAATGCAATGAAGATACAAATCGATTGTCACTCGAGTACAATCAAGCACTCGTGTCGATATTGAAGAATTTGGCATCAGAGCTCAGAGGCATAAACTACTCCTACTTTGATGGTTACAGCGTCATGGAGAACTTCATCCAAAAACCAACAGCTTATG GATTTTCTGAGGTTAAAGCTGCTTGCTGTGGTCTTGGGAAGCTCAATGCCGATGCTCCTTGCCTGCCATTTGCGACTTACTGCACCAACAGAAGCAACCATCTGTTCTGGGACAGAACGCATCCTACTGAGGCAGCTCATCGCAAGCTTGTGGATTATATGCTTTATGGTCCTTTACAATACACATTTCCACTCAATGTGAAAAAGCTAGTAGCCATATAG
- the LOC133728030 gene encoding lactoylglutathione lyase-like isoform X4, giving the protein MKVLSRQDFPEQKYSTAVVAYGPEETHFVLGLTHHHDAADKLDIGTAFNHFGLATQDVYGTVEKIRAAGGVITREPGPIAEGGRTIFAFVNDPDGYSFELLRRPPTPEPLCQICLNVTDIDRSIEFYQKALGMNLLLPKYDASQFQYTIAMVGYGSDFTQTTIIELKYNYNVTEYTKGNGYAMLAIGTDDVYKSGAAVELVNKELGGEIIRHPAVNPKTNTKITCFLDSHGFESVLVDNQDYVGFLGKSKDE; this is encoded by the exons ATGAAAGTGTTGAGCAGGCAAGATTTCCCAGAACAAAAATACTCAACTGCAGTCGTTGCGTATGGACCCGAAGAGACTCATTTTGTTCTAGGACTCACACACCACC ACGATGCAGCGGACAAGTTAGACATCGGAACAGCCTTCAATCATTTTGGACTTGCAACCCAAGAT GTTTATGGAACGGTTGAAAAAATCCGAGCGGCAGGTGGAGTGATCACACGTGAACCAGGGCCAATTGCAGAGGGTGGGAGGACCATCTTTGCCTTCGTGAACGATCCCGACGGCTACAGTTTTGAGCTCCTCCGCAGGCCCCCAACTCCAGAACCACTGTGTCAAATATGTCTTAATGTGACTGATATTGATCGTTCAATTGAATTCTACCAAAAG GCATTGGGAATGAACCTACTATTGCCAAAGTACGACGCTTCTCAGTTCCAG TATACTATAGCGATGGTGGGTTATGGTTCCGATTTTACTCAGACGACGATTATCGAGTTGAAATATAACTATAATGTGACAGAGTATACCAAAGGAAATGGTTATGCAATG CTTGCTATCGGCACTGATGACGTATACAAGAGCGGAGCAGCTGTTGAACTGGTTAACAAGGAACTTGGAGGGGAAATAATTCGACACCCGGCTGTAAACCCCAAAACCAACACCAAAATCACCTGCTTCCTTGATTCTCATGGGTTTGAATCG GTATTGGTGGACAATCAAGACTATGTTGGCTTTCTTGGAAAATCAAAGGATGAGTGA
- the LOC133728030 gene encoding lactoylglutathione lyase GLX1-like isoform X3 gives MAAPNNPHDDVLEWVQKDNRRFLRANIRVGDLDRTIKFYTEFFGMKVLSRQDFPEQKYSTAVVAYGPEETHFVLGLTHHHDAADKLDIGTAFNHFGLATQDVYGTVEKIRAAGGVITREPGPIAEGGRTIFAFVNDPDGYSFELLRRPPTPEPLCQICLNVTDIDRSIEFYQKALGMNLLLPKYDASQFQYTIAMVGYGSDFTQTTIIELKYNYNVTEYTKGNGYAMLAIGTDDVYKSGAAVELVNKELGGEIIRHPAVNPKTNTKITCFLDSHGFESVLVDNQDYVGFLGKSKDE, from the exons ATGGCAGCTCCAAATAATCCCCATGACGATGTGTTGGAATGGGTGCAAAAAGATAATCGTCGTTTCCTACGCGCCAATATCCGAGTTGGTGATCTTGATCGAACTATTAA GTTTTACACAGAATTTTTTGGGATGAAAGTGTTGAGCAGGCAAGATTTCCCAGAACAAAAATACTCAACTGCAGTCGTTGCGTATGGACCCGAAGAGACTCATTTTGTTCTAGGACTCACACACCACC ACGATGCAGCGGACAAGTTAGACATCGGAACAGCCTTCAATCATTTTGGACTTGCAACCCAAGAT GTTTATGGAACGGTTGAAAAAATCCGAGCGGCAGGTGGAGTGATCACACGTGAACCAGGGCCAATTGCAGAGGGTGGGAGGACCATCTTTGCCTTCGTGAACGATCCCGACGGCTACAGTTTTGAGCTCCTCCGCAGGCCCCCAACTCCAGAACCACTGTGTCAAATATGTCTTAATGTGACTGATATTGATCGTTCAATTGAATTCTACCAAAAG GCATTGGGAATGAACCTACTATTGCCAAAGTACGACGCTTCTCAGTTCCAG TATACTATAGCGATGGTGGGTTATGGTTCCGATTTTACTCAGACGACGATTATCGAGTTGAAATATAACTATAATGTGACAGAGTATACCAAAGGAAATGGTTATGCAATG CTTGCTATCGGCACTGATGACGTATACAAGAGCGGAGCAGCTGTTGAACTGGTTAACAAGGAACTTGGAGGGGAAATAATTCGACACCCGGCTGTAAACCCCAAAACCAACACCAAAATCACCTGCTTCCTTGATTCTCATGGGTTTGAATCG GTATTGGTGGACAATCAAGACTATGTTGGCTTTCTTGGAAAATCAAAGGATGAGTGA
- the LOC133732588 gene encoding protein DETOXIFICATION 18-like isoform X1 has product MAPLLISSMIGEVFQFLHGVRYTKLAGVNEEGQGEGTSTGTCCKILLDVEEAKEQVLFSLPAILTNLFFSLITLVSVMFAGHLGELPLAGATLANSWANVTGFAFVVGLSGALETLCGQGFGAKSYRMLGIYLQASCIISLLFCSIISVIWLYTEPILIFLHQDPQIAKSAALFLKFLIPGLFAYGLLQNILRFLQTQSIYVIPMVFSMISIVIHIAITYGLVHWTSLGFKGAPLAASVTLWISVLMLAFHVSFAKNFEHTWEGFSLEPFQYIMTGLKLALPSATMECLEEWAFEILVFMGGLMPNSTRTTSLLAMCVNTQEIGYMVTYGLSVTASTRVSNELGAGNPGRAKNAMLVTLKLSLILSFTIVLALTFGHNIWARFFIDSSSNYSVLIEDFASMTPLLAVSIILDSLQGVFSGVARGCGWQHLAVYVNLGTFYFIGMTIAGLLGFEFKLYAKGLWIGLICGLFCQASTLLLITQLKKWTSDFSQNPKEREPILEPSYISVA; this is encoded by the exons ATGGCGCCTCTTCTGATTTCATCGATGATCGGGGAAGTTTTCCAGTTTCTGCATGGAGTTCGTTATACTAAACTA GCAGGTGTCAACGAAGAAGGCCAAGGAGAAGGAACATCAACAGGAACATGTTGTAAGATACTATTAGACGTTGAGGAGGCTAAGGAACAGGTCTTGTTTTCGTTGCCAGCAATTCTCACCAATTTATTCTTCTCCTTGATCACATTGGTGTCTGTCATGTTTGCTGGCCACCTTGGTGAGCTTCCCTTAGCTGGTGCAACCTTGGCCAATTCATGGGCCAATGTTACAGGTTTTGCATTTGTG GTTGGATTAAGTGGAGCTCTTGAGACACTTTGTGGGCAAGGGTTTGGTGCAAAGTCATATAGAATGTTGGGGATTTATCTGCAAGCTTCTTGTATCATATCTTTGCTATTCTGCTCCATCATATCTGTAATTTGGTTGTATACAGAACCAATACTTATTTTCCTCCATCAAGATCCTCAAATTGCAAAATCTGCAGCGCTTTTCTTGAAATTTCTAATTCCCGGATTATTTGCATATGGCCTCCTGCAAAACATCTTGAGATTTCTTCAGACACAATCCATCTATGTCATACCAATGGTCTTCTCCATGATCTCCATTGTAATTCATATTGCCATCACTTATGGTTTAGTACATTGGACATCTCTTGGTTTCAAGGGAGCTCCACTAGCAGCTTCAGTTACTCTGTGGATATCGGTTCTTATGTTGGCCTTCCATGTTAGTTTTGCAAAGAATTTTGAGCATACATGGGAAGGATTTTCATTAGAACCATTCCAATATATCATGACTGGTTTGAAACTTGCCCTTCCCTCTGCAACAATGGAATG TTTGGAGGAGTGGGCTTTCGAGATTCTTGTGTTTATGGGAGGATTGATGCCAAACTCGACGAGAACAACTTCACTACTTGCAATGTG TGTGAACACACAAGAAATTGGTTACATGGTTACATATGGCCTCAGTGTTACTGCTAG TACAAGGGTGTCAAATGAATTGGGGGCAGGCAACCCGGGTCGAGCAAAGAATGCAATGCTTGTGACTCTTAAGCTCTCACTGATTCTTTCTTTCACAATTGTTCTGGCTTTGACATTTGGTCACAATATCTGGGCACGCTTCTTCATTGACAGCAGTTCAAATTATTCAGTACTGATAGAGGACTTTGCTTCTATGACACCACTTCTTGCAGTTTCAATAATTCTTGATTCCTTGCAAGGTGTCTTTTCAG GTGTGGCAAGAGGATGTGGGTGGCAGCACTTGGCTGTGTATGTGAACTTGGGAACATTCTACTTTATTGGCATGACAATTGCTGGTCTTCTTGGATTTGAGTTCAAACTTTATGCCAAG GGCTTATGGATTGGTTTAATCTGTGGTCTCTTCTGTCAAGCAAGCACACTGTTGTTGATTACACAGCTCAAGAAATGGACATCTGATTTCTCTCAAAATCCCAAAGAAAGAGAACCAATTTTGGAGCCTAGCTACATAAGTGTGGCATAG
- the LOC133728029 gene encoding probable tetraacyldisaccharide 4'-kinase, mitochondrial, with product MTIFVNWCSLCSSMEKLRKAVNEMAYTQHHAKLSHLQLSLIPVLFFASSLYKAALSLRRALYHSGLLRKHRLPVPVISVGNLTWGGNGKTPMVEFIANYLADSGISPLILTRGYAGGDEAKMLHRHFLGRPVKIGVGAKRAAVAASFFERYGHVEPSSSKLCHGQKVGSHLSSEKIGTVILDDGMQHWSLQRNLEIVMINGLTLWGNCHSIPRGPLREPLSALKRADVVVLHHADLVPEQNLKDTDLMLREVNKSVPVFFTKMDPCYFFDVGNATSRKHVGDLSNTIVLCVTAIGSANAFAKGIEKIGAFYVDRLEFSDHHKFLAKDIEMIKRRLRELEDRFSSKPVVIVTEKDYDRDPYIFKHLDPFEVLALCSELKIIPNRGCTEESFKKLLKEVCT from the exons ATGACCATCTTTGTTAACTGGTGCAGTCTTTGCTCTTCAATGGAGAAACTGAGAAAAGCCGTGAATGAAATGGCGTATACTCAACACCACGCTAAGCTCTCTCATCTTCAACTCTCTCTAATCCCCGTCCTCTTCTTCGCTTCCTCTCTCTACAAGGccgctctctctctccgccgCGCTCTCTACCATTCCGGCCTCTTAAGAAAGCACCG GTTGCCGGTGCCGGTGATCAGTGTTGGCAATTTGACATGGGGAGGCAATGGGAAAACTCCAATGGTGGAGTTCATTGCGAACTATTTAGCTGATTCAGGGATTTCACCTCTCATTCTGACCAGG GGTTATGCTGGTGGGGATGAGGCCAAGATGCTTCATAGGCATTTCCTTGGAAGGCCTGTTAAGATCGGTGTGGGTGCAAAGCGAGCAGCTGTTGCTGCTAGTTTTTTCGAAAGATATGGTCATGTTGAACCTAGCTCTAGTAAACTCTGCCATGGTCAGAAAGTGGGGAGTCATCTTAGTTCAGAAAAGATTGGCACTGTAATTCTTGATGATGGAATGCAG CACTGGAGCTTGCAGCGGAATCTGGAGATTgttatgattaatggattaACATTATGGGGCAACTGTCACTCAATCCCACGTGGACCGTTGAGGGAACCTCTCAGTGCACTTAAACGGGCAGATGTTGTTGTACTCCATCACGCAGATTTG GTTCCAGAACAAAATCTCAAAGATACTGACTTAATGCTAAGAGAAGTTAACAAGTCTGTTCCTGTTTTCTTCACAAAAATGGATCCTTGCTATTTCTTCGACGTGGGAAATGCCACCTCTAGAAAACATGTAGGAGATTTGTCTAACACTATTGTATTATGTGTTACTGCCATTGGTTCTGCAAATGCATTTGCAAAGGGAATAGAGAAG ATTGGAGCATTTTATGTTGATCGACTTGAATTCAGTGACCACCACAAATTTCTGGCAAAG GATATTGAGATGATCAAAAGGAGGCTACGAGAACTGGAGGACAGGTTTAGTTCCAAGCCGGTTGTTATAGTAACAGAAAAG GATTATGATCGAGACCCATATATTTTCAAGCACTTGGATCCTTTTGAAGTTCTGGCACTCTGCTCTGAATTGAAGATCATACCTAACAGAGGATGCACTGAAGAAAGCTTCAAAAAGTTGTTGAAGGAGGTTTGCACATGA
- the LOC133732072 gene encoding GDSL esterase/lipase At5g55050-like — protein MTMEACSVSPTIFFTIFSIIVSVFIAFSNAQTVPAIYIFGDSLLDVGNNNYLTISVAKANFPHNGIDFPTKKATGRFCNGKNAADFLAEKVGLPTSPPYLSLVSKSNKQKGSFEAGVSFASGGAGIFNGTDDEYRQSLPLTKQIGYYSQVCEELRQQLGAQAAQDHLSKSLHVVLIGSNDVFGYLDSSSTQKQYTPDQYVDLMLSTLKQHLQRIHSLGARKFVILGTGPVGCCPARRDDKTGECNEVGNSISAKYSDGLKSMMQQLKPALGINYSFFETYGIFRNIDQNPSTYGFNETKAACCGLGYLNAKAPCIPVSSYCSNRRDHMFWDFYHPTEATHKILVEHLFEGSTYTVPMNVKNLVSL, from the exons ATGACCATGGAAGCTTGCAGTGTTTCTCCTACGATtttcttcaccatcttctcCATTATCGTTTCTGTGTTCATCGCTTTCTCAAATGCCCAGACGGTTCCGGCCATTTACATATTTGGAGACTCCCTATTGGATGTTGGTAACAACAATTACCTTACCATCTCTGTGGCCAAGGCAAATTTTCCTCACAACGGTATCGATTTTCCGACCAAGAAAGCAACCGGGAGGTTTTGCAATGGCAAGAATGCTGCAGATTTTCTGG CTGAGAAAGTAGGATTGCCAACTTCCCCACCATATCTGTCGCTTGTATCAAAATCTAATAAGCAAAAGGGGTCCTTCGAAGCTGGAGTAAGCTTCGCCTCTGGAGGGGCTGGAATCTTCAACGGCACCGATGATGAATAT CGTCAGTCACTACCTTTGACAAAACAAATAGGCTACTATTCACAAGTGTGTGAAGAACTTCGGCAACAATTAGGAGCTCAAGCTGCCCAAGACCATCTATCGAAATCTCTACATGTCGTTCTTATTGGAAGCAATGACGTTTTCGGCTACTTAGATTCATCCAGCACCCAAAAGCAATACACACCGGACCAGTATGTGGATTTGATGCTGTCTACTCTTAAACAACACTTACAG AGAATACACAGTCTTGGTGCACGAAAATTTGTAATTCTCGGGACTGGACCCGTTGGATGTTGTCCAGCACGAAGGGATGATAAAACAGGAGAGTGCAATGAAGTAGGAAACTCCATCTCTGCAAAGTATAGTGATGGCCTCAAGTCAATGATGCAGCAATTGAAACCGGCACTGGGCATAAACTACTCCTTCTTCGAGACTTATGGCATCTTCCGTAACATCGACCAGAATCCATCAACTTACG GATTTAATGAGACTAAAGCTGCATGCTGTGGCCTCGGGTATCTTAACGCAAAGGCTCCTTGTATACCAGTTTCATCCTACTGCTCCAATAGAAGGGACCATATGTTCTGGGATTTTTACCATCCTACAGAGGCAACTCACAAAATCTTGGTGGAACATCTTTTTGAGGGTTCCACATACACAGTCCCAATGAATGTGAAGAATTTAGTTTCTCTCTGA
- the LOC133728030 gene encoding lactoylglutathione lyase GLX1-like isoform X2, whose translation MLLGSSTILPCFETKKIHTHLLIINRLDQLSMAAPNNPHDDVLEWVQKDNRRFLRANIRVGDLDRTIKFYTEFFGMKVLSRQDFPEQKYSTAVVAYGPEETHFVLGLTHHHDAADKLDIGTAFNHFGLATQDVYGTVEKIRAAGGVITREPGPIAEGGRTIFAFVNDPDGYSFELLRRPPTPEPLCQICLNVTDIDRSIEFYQKALGMNLLLPKYDASQFQYTIAMVGYGSDFTQTTIIELKYNYNVTEYTKGNGYAMLAIGTDDVYKSGAAVELVNKELGGEIIRHPAVNPKTNTKITCFLDSHGFESVLVDNQDYVGFLGKSKDE comes from the exons ATGTTGTTAGGATCATCTACTATTCTGCCATGTTTTGAAACCAAAAAGATTCATACCCATCTTCTTATAATTAATAG ATTGGATCAGTTAAGCATGGCAGCTCCAAATAATCCCCATGACGATGTGTTGGAATGGGTGCAAAAAGATAATCGTCGTTTCCTACGCGCCAATATCCGAGTTGGTGATCTTGATCGAACTATTAA GTTTTACACAGAATTTTTTGGGATGAAAGTGTTGAGCAGGCAAGATTTCCCAGAACAAAAATACTCAACTGCAGTCGTTGCGTATGGACCCGAAGAGACTCATTTTGTTCTAGGACTCACACACCACC ACGATGCAGCGGACAAGTTAGACATCGGAACAGCCTTCAATCATTTTGGACTTGCAACCCAAGAT GTTTATGGAACGGTTGAAAAAATCCGAGCGGCAGGTGGAGTGATCACACGTGAACCAGGGCCAATTGCAGAGGGTGGGAGGACCATCTTTGCCTTCGTGAACGATCCCGACGGCTACAGTTTTGAGCTCCTCCGCAGGCCCCCAACTCCAGAACCACTGTGTCAAATATGTCTTAATGTGACTGATATTGATCGTTCAATTGAATTCTACCAAAAG GCATTGGGAATGAACCTACTATTGCCAAAGTACGACGCTTCTCAGTTCCAG TATACTATAGCGATGGTGGGTTATGGTTCCGATTTTACTCAGACGACGATTATCGAGTTGAAATATAACTATAATGTGACAGAGTATACCAAAGGAAATGGTTATGCAATG CTTGCTATCGGCACTGATGACGTATACAAGAGCGGAGCAGCTGTTGAACTGGTTAACAAGGAACTTGGAGGGGAAATAATTCGACACCCGGCTGTAAACCCCAAAACCAACACCAAAATCACCTGCTTCCTTGATTCTCATGGGTTTGAATCG GTATTGGTGGACAATCAAGACTATGTTGGCTTTCTTGGAAAATCAAAGGATGAGTGA